The Mercurialis annua linkage group LG2, ddMerAnnu1.2, whole genome shotgun sequence genome contains a region encoding:
- the LOC126670002 gene encoding uncharacterized protein LOC126670002, which produces MSLTIKPHHHRHRSKSSKNPPTNHRDWTQIYTIYGMDQWQTLIFLLCHAIFFTILSILFLYYFDPFCKLIESILIHFTTTSSTTSTAGVARFVAGFTGCVTALSAVCLFLAAGNFFYSSVALYDDMAQRMVSYVNDWSNVKLALDIGCGRGILLNAVATQLKKTGSSGRVVGLDRCKGTTLSTLRTANMEGVGEYVTCREGDVRSLPFGDNYFDVVVSAVFFHTVGKEYGHRTVEASAERTRVLGEMVRVLKPGGIGVVWDIVHVPEYVRRLQELKMEDIRVSERVTAFMVSSHIVSFRKPDQHFIGLSEVRLDWRC; this is translated from the exons ATGTCGCTAACAATCAAGCCGCACCACCACCGTCACCGGAGCAAATCAAGCAAAAACCCACCAACAAATCACAGAGACTGGACGCAGATCTACACAATCTACGGCATGGACCAATGGCAAACACTAATTTTCCTCTTATGCCACGCCATTTTCTTCACTATCTTATCAATCCTATTCCTATACTACTTCGACCCGTTTTGCAAACTTATCGAATCCATTCTAATTCACTTCACAACCACCTCCTCCACCACCAGCACTGCCGGAGTGGCCCGTTTTGTCGCCGGGTTTACTGGGTGTGTGACCGCTTTGTCGGCGGTTTGTTTGTTTCTGGCGGCGGGTAACTTTTTTTATAGCTCGGTTGCTCTGTATGATGACATGGCGCAGAGAATGGTGAGCTATGTGAATGACTGGTCGAATGTGAAGTTGGCTCTTGATATTGGGTGCGGGAGAGGGATTCTGTTGAATGCGGTGGCTACCCAGTTGAAGAAAACGGGTAGTTCGGGTCGGGTTGTTGGGTTGGATCGGTGTAAAGGGACCACTTTGTCTACTCTCAGAACTGCTAACATGGAAG GGGTTGGAGAGTACGTGACTTGCAGAGAAGGCGATGTTAGAAGTTTACCATTCGGAGATAACTATTTTGATGTGGTGGTATCAGCTGTGTTTTTCCACACAGTCGGAAAAGAGTACGGCCACCGCACAGTGGAGGCATCAGCAGAAAGAACCCGAGTGCTGGGCGAGATGGTTAGGGTTTTAAAACCCGGCGGCATTGGAGTAGTGTGGGACATAGTACATGTGCCGGAATACGTCCGGCGATTACAAGAGCTGAAGATGGAGGATATAAGGGTTTCGGAGCGCGTAACTGCTTTCATGGTGAGCAGCCACATTGTATCATTCCGGAAGCCAGATCAGCATTTTATCGGTCTCAGCGAGGTTAGGCTGGATTGGAGATGCTAA
- the LOC126669063 gene encoding trafficking protein particle complex II-specific subunit 130 homolog, with the protein MANYLAQFHTIKNSCDHIVIAVEDVSDLWPSIKDRFEARLPFKRACLNNKTRNPVFVVNLPAEFILTTDARLRSRFPQEQSLFWFREPYATVVLVTCEDLDEFKTILRPRLKLIVQNDEREWFIVFVCRAHPSNDNASKMAKKVYAKIEVEFSSKKRERCCKFDLHGPEANFWEDLESKIMECVKNTLDRRVQFYEDEIRKLSEHRFMPVWNFCNFFILKESLAFMFEISHLHEDALREYDELELCYLETVNMVRKQRDFGGLDRGDDQAALLNPGNKSLAQIVQDDSFREFDFRQYLFACQSKLLFKLNRPFEVASRGYPFIISFSKALTLHESILPFCLREVWVITACLALINATASHYNNGAVSPDIEKEFYRLQGDLYSLCRVKFMRLAYLIGYGAYIERSPVNSALLGMLPWPKPAVWPSVPPDASPQVLVKEKEILQSTPTTKYFGIQRKPLPLEPSVLLREANRRRASLSAGNMFEIFDGRPSLIDGSASDASPGTSPLNKSNTSMSRTNSSPGNFDGSMDRPMRLAEIYVAAEHALEHTMSDPNLWKSLSSVEEFEQKYLELTKGAADNYHRSWWKRHGVVLDGEIAAVCFRHGNFDLAAKSYEKVCALYAGEGWQELLANFLPNLAECQKMLNDQAGYLSSCIRLLSLDKGLFSIKERQAFQAEVVRLAHSEMKDPVPLDVSSLITFSGNPGPPLELCDGDPGTLSVTVWSGFPDDITLDSLSLTLMATFNADEGAKALRSSTANVLKPGRNAITLALPPHKPGSYILGVFTGQIGQLRVRSHSFSKGGPADTDDFMSYEKPTRPILKVFKPRPLVDLTAAISSALLVNETQCVGIIVRPIDYSLKGAILHIDTGPGLKIEESHVIEMESCASTSQNDPDMANLNRTQNECPLAPNKDLDRLTLHDGKIEFPDWASSVNSVIWIPVRAISDSLPKGSSSVTPQRQSIVDGMRTIALKLDFGVSHNQMFERTIAVHFTEPFHVSTRVADKCNDGTLLLQVILQSQVKATLTIYDAWLELQDGFVHTGQDDGRPTSSFFPLVISPTSRAGILFSLCLGKVFGEDGEARNPESLLNIRYGISGERTIGAHPPLTVESVGHEATRQEFIFKSALVLQRPVLDPCLAVGFLSLPSASLRVGQLVTMKWRIERLKGSSDDQISEQCGEVLYEVSANSEIWMIAGRKRGHVSLSAKKGSRIVISIICVPLTAGYVRPPRLGLPDVDESNISSNPSAPHLVCVMPPTLSSSFCIPA; encoded by the exons ATGGCGAATTATCTAGCTCAGTTTCATACTATCAAGAATTCATGTGATCACATCGTTATCGCAG TTGAAGATGTGAGTGATCTTTGGCCGAgtattaaagatagatttgaagCGAGATTGCCGTTTAAACGAGCTTGTTTGAATAACAAGACGCGGAACCCTGTGTTTGTAGTGAACCTGCCTGCTGAATTTATATTAACTACTGATGCTAGACTTCGTAGTCGGTTTCCTCAGGAGCAATCGTTGTTCTGGTTTCGAGAACCATATGCAACTGTTGTTCTTGTTACCTGTGAG GATCTTGATGAATTCAAAACTATCCTTAGACCACGCCTGAAATTGATTGTTCAAAATGATGAAAGGGAATGGTTTATTGTGTTTGTGTGTAGAGCTCATCCAAGTAACGATAATGCCtctaaaatggcaaaaaaagTATATGCCAAGATTGAGGTTGAGTTTAGCTCGAAGAAAAGAGAGAG GTGCTGTAAGTTTGATCTTCATGGCCCTGAAGCAAACTTTTGGGAAGATTTGGAATCCAAGATTATGGAGTGTGTTAAAAATACATTAGATAGGCGTGTGCAGTTTTATGAGGATGAGATACGTAAGCTCAGTGAACATCGCTTCATGCCGGTTTGGAacttctgtaatttttttatactgaAG GAAAGTCTGGCATTTATGTTTGAGATCAGTCATCTTCATGAAGATGCACTACGTGAATATGATGAATTGGAACTTTGCTATCTGGAAACAG TTAATATGGTTCGGAAGCAAAGGGACTTTGGTGGATTGGACCGTGGGGATGATCAGGCAGCACTATTGAATCCTGGAAACAAATCATTGGCACAAATTGTTCAAGATGACTCCTTTAGGGAATTTGATTTTAGGCAGTATCTCTTTGCCTGTCAATCAAAG CTTTTATTCAAGCTGAATCGTCCCTTTGAGGTTGCATCCAGGGGCTATCCATTCATAATCAGTTTTTCTAAGGCCCTTACGCTGCATGAG AGTATACTGCCTTTTTGCCTGAGAGAAGTTTGGGTAATAACTGCTTGCTTGGCTTTAATCAATGCAACTGCTTCTCATTATAATAATGGAGCTGTGTCACCGGACATAGAAAAGGAGTTCTATCGTCTTCAGGGTGATCTTTATTCACTATGTCGAGTTAAG TTCATGAGGCTGGCATATTTGATTGGATATGGAGCATATATAGAAAGAAGTCCAGTCAACAG TGCTTTACTTGGCATGCTACCTTGGCCAAAACCTGCAGTTTGGCCGTCAGTTCCACCAGATGCTTCTCCTCAAGTGCTTGTGAAGGAAAAG GAGATTCTTCAATCAACTCCTACAACGAAGTACTTTGGCATTCAAAGGAAGCCATTGCCTCTTGAACCTTCTGTACTTTTGCGCGAGGCGAATAGGCGGAGAGCATCCCTTTCTGCTGGGAAcatgtttgaaatatttgatgGTCGCCCAAGCTTGATTGATGG ATCAGCTTCAGATGCATCACCAGGGACGTCCCccctaaataaatcaaatacttCGATGTCGCGGACTAACTCTTCACCCGGTAATTTTGATGGCTCGATGGATCGACCTATGAGACTTGCTGAAATATATGTTGCGGCTGAGCATGCTCTTGAGCATACAATGTCCGATCCTAATCTATGGAAATCTTTGTCATCTGTTGAGGAGTTTGAG CAAAAATATCTTGAGCTGACCAAAGGTGCTGCTGACAATTACCATCGTTCGTGGTGGAAAAGACATGGAGTTGTCCTAGATGGTGAAATAGCAGCTGTTTGCTTCAGGCATGGAAACTTTGATCTGGCTGCAAAGTCATATGAGAAAGTTTGTGCTCTGTATGCTGGTGAAGGATGGCAGGAGTTATTGGCTAACTTCCTGCCAAATTTAGCCGAGTGTCAGAAGATGCTGAATGATCAAGCTGGCTACTTATCATCTTGTATCAGACTGCTGTCTTTAGACAAAGGTTTATTCTCAATCAAGGAGCGCCAGGCTTTTCAGGCTGAGGTTGTTCGTCTTGCACACAGTGAAATGAAGGATCCTGTGCCATTAGATGTTTCATCGCTAATCACATTTTCTGGAAATCCTGGGCCTCCATTGGAGTTATGTGATGGGGATCCTGGCACTCTATCTGTAACTGTTTGGAGTGGTTTTCCTGATGACATAACTCTTGATTCACTAAGCCTCACTTTGATGGCTACATTTAATGCTGATGAAGGTGCTAAG GCATTGAGGAGCTCTACTGCCAATGTGCTGAAGCCTGGTAGAAATGCAATTACCCTCGCTCTACCGCCCCATAAACCAGGTTCCTATATCTTGGGAGTTTTTACTGGGCAGATTGGTCAATTGAGGGTTAGATCTCATAGTTTCTCCAAGGGTGGTCCAGCAGACACTGATGATTTTATGAGCTATGAAAAACCAACCAGGCCTATCTTGAAG GTTTTCAAGCCAAGGCCTCTGGTTGATCTTACTGCAGCTATTTCATCTGCCTTGCTTGTAAATGAAACTCAGTGCGTGGGGATTATAGTACGGCCCATTGACTACTCTCTGAAAGGTGCTATCTTGCACATTGATACCGGTCCAGGCCTAAAGATTGAAGAGTCGCATGTCATTGAGATGGAAAGTTGTGCCAGTACATCACAAAATGATCCTGACATGGCAAACTTGAACAGAACTCAAAATGAGTGTCCTCTGGCTCCTAATAAAGACCTTGATCGTTTAACTCTTCATGATGGTAAGATAGAATTTCCTGACTGGGCAAGCAGTGTGAATTCGGTTATTTGGATTCCTGTTCGTGCTATCAGTGACTCGCTCCCAAAAGGATCATCTTCAG TCACTCCTCAGAGACAGAGCATTGTGGATGGTATGAGAACAATAGCATTGAAACTTGATTTTGGAGTATCACACAACCAGATGTTTGAAAG GACCATTGCTGTGCATTTCACTGAGCCTTTCCATGTGAGCACACGTGTTGCAGATAAATGTAATGATGGTACCCTGCTTCTGCAG GTGATATTACAGTCCCAAGTGAAGGCTACATTGACTATCTATGATGCTTGGCTTGAACTCCAAGATGGTTTTGTTCATACTGGTCAAGATGATGGAAGACCAACTTCAAGCTTCTTTCCACTTGTGATTTCTCCAACCTCTAGGGCAGGAATCTTGTTCAGTCTTTGCCTAGGGAAAGTGTTTGGTGAAG ATGGAGAGGCACGGAACCCAGAAAGCTTACTAAATATCAGGTATGGAATTTCTGGTGAGAGAACAATTGGAGCACATCCTCCTTTGACTGTGGAATCAGTTGGACATGAGGCTACCAGGCAGGAGTTCATCTTCAAGAGTGCTCTTGTGCTGCAAAGGCCTGTACTTGACCCATGCCTAGCCGTTGGTTTTCTTTCTCTTCCATCTGCTAGCCTGAGAGTTGGACAACTTGTTACTATGAAATGGAGGATCGAAAGGTTGAAGGGCTCTAGCGATGATCAAATTTCCGAACAATGT GGGGAGGTGCTGTATGAAGTTAGTGCAAATTCTGAAATTTGGATGATTGCCGGGAGGAAGAGAGGGCATGTTTCTCTCTCTGCAAAGAAAG GTTCAAGGATAGTCATCTCCATAATATGTGTGCCTCTGACAGCTGGTTATGTTCGTCCTCCTCGACTCGGATTGCCAGATGTGGATGAGTCAAATATAAGCAGCAATCCTTCTGCGCCCCATCTGGTTTGTGTCATGCCTCCTACTCTGAGTTCCTCTTTTTGCATCCCAGCATGA